From the genome of Spirosomataceae bacterium TFI 002, one region includes:
- a CDS encoding Transport and Golgi organisation 2: MCVLTYIPTGNDNYLLTNNRDESPTRPSALSPAQYLINEQAITFPKDPLGGGTWIAHNNEKSVVLLNGGHTIHTHKPPYRQSRGLVVLDFFQFETPIEFYEKFEFEGIEPFTLVTTGKTISEIRWDEDGKTFKEFDSSQPKIWSSVTLYTPAIIQKREDWFLEFLNQNPFPTKETALDFHKNGGDGDDSNSLKMNRGEVVKTLGISQIISHNGNKEMTYLPV, from the coding sequence ATGTGTGTACTTACCTACATCCCTACCGGGAATGACAATTACTTACTGACCAACAACAGAGACGAAAGCCCGACAAGGCCTTCAGCTCTTAGTCCAGCACAATACCTCATAAATGAGCAAGCAATCACATTTCCAAAAGATCCACTTGGAGGTGGTACATGGATCGCTCACAACAACGAGAAAAGTGTAGTTTTACTCAATGGAGGCCATACCATCCATACTCATAAGCCACCATATCGTCAAAGTAGAGGATTGGTTGTACTAGATTTTTTCCAATTCGAAACTCCAATTGAGTTTTATGAAAAGTTTGAATTTGAAGGAATAGAGCCATTTACATTGGTAACAACAGGAAAGACGATTTCAGAAATAAGGTGGGATGAAGACGGAAAGACTTTCAAAGAGTTCGATAGTTCACAACCAAAAATTTGGTCATCTGTGACACTATACACACCAGCAATTATTCAAAAAAGAGAAGATTGGTTTCTAGAGTTTCTAAATCAAAACCCATTCCCCACTAAAGAAACTGCTCTTGATTTTCATAAAAATGGTGGCGACGGTGATGATTCCAATTCACTTAAAATGAATCGTGGAGAGGTGGTGAAAACTTTGGGTATTTCTCAAATAATCAGTCACAATGGGAACAAAGAGATGACTTACCTCCCAGTTTAA
- a CDS encoding Polyisoprenoid-binding protein YceI, whose translation MKNTFKAFIILLFSSFTVFAQNWTPTTGSVKFSLKMLGVSVDGKLGGIKANLKFDNNVPTSVYASVDSKTVDTDNSLRDSHLKEKPEFFQPEKYPTIVMNSKSINKTSKGYEGLFDVTIKGITKAVKVPFTFTENGTTGTFNGQFTIDRTDWKFGGNTFGMGDDVKVNISLNVKK comes from the coding sequence ATGAAAAATACATTCAAAGCATTTATAATATTACTCTTTTCTTCCTTCACCGTATTTGCCCAAAACTGGACTCCAACTACAGGATCCGTAAAGTTTTCACTCAAAATGCTTGGCGTAAGTGTTGATGGTAAACTTGGAGGAATTAAAGCAAACCTTAAATTCGACAATAACGTACCTACTTCGGTTTACGCTTCTGTGGATTCTAAAACTGTCGATACGGATAATAGTCTACGCGATTCGCACTTGAAAGAAAAGCCTGAGTTCTTTCAGCCAGAAAAATACCCAACTATTGTTATGAATTCTAAAAGCATCAACAAAACCAGTAAAGGTTACGAAGGGCTCTTTGATGTGACAATCAAAGGAATCACTAAGGCTGTAAAAGTACCCTTCACATTCACAGAAAATGGAACCACAGGTACCTTCAACGGACAGTTTACCATTGATAGAACGGATTGGAAATTTGGAGGAAATACCTTTGGAATGGGTGATGACGTAAAAGTCAATATCTCCCTAAACGTTAAAAAATAA
- a CDS encoding Predicted phosphohydrolase, Cof family, HAD superfamily, with amino-acid sequence MADNFESPQALAQVADFHRTFHHPILDKPQIPSKNRADLRVELLSEELKELAEAIAQNDIVEVADALCDLQYVLAGAVLEFGLGSKFKELFDEVQRSNMSKACENEEVAKQTVAHYKEKGQESHYKKDGDRYLVFRDQDAKTLKSVNYSPADLKSIIG; translated from the coding sequence ATGGCAGACAATTTCGAAAGCCCTCAAGCATTAGCACAAGTAGCTGATTTTCACAGAACTTTTCACCACCCAATCCTCGACAAACCTCAAATTCCTTCAAAAAACAGGGCCGACCTAAGAGTTGAGCTATTATCCGAAGAACTTAAGGAGCTGGCAGAGGCAATTGCTCAAAATGACATCGTAGAAGTAGCAGATGCACTGTGCGATTTACAATATGTATTGGCTGGTGCAGTTTTAGAATTTGGCTTAGGGAGCAAGTTCAAAGAACTATTTGACGAGGTGCAACGATCAAATATGAGCAAAGCATGCGAAAATGAAGAAGTAGCAAAGCAAACAGTTGCTCATTACAAAGAGAAAGGACAAGAAAGTCATTATAAAAAGGATGGTGACAGGTATCTCGTTTTTAGAGATCAAGATGCAAAGACCCTCAAAAGCGTAAACTACTCCCCTGCAGATCTCAAGTCAATTATAGGATGA
- a CDS encoding Collagen triple helix repeat-containing protein: protein MNKLSKLLGVLFLAGSVAFVSCRGEQGPQGDIGPAGPTGQVGPTGAAGAPGAKGDKGDTGETGAKGLDGNANVKSITATIAVADWNNVEVAGIGNGTTSTWGGAKVMNAEIAADKALFTFLIKGTEKSQLPLTMVKDLDGSVEQLQFSYQTGQANLYYRNRTNFFATGGVTTYVPEGPMQLEMIVMEKTLLGLMKDAGVDPSNYNDLVNFVNGQKGSAPSAL from the coding sequence ATGAACAAATTATCTAAGCTTCTCGGCGTACTTTTCTTAGCAGGCTCTGTTGCATTCGTATCTTGTAGAGGTGAACAAGGCCCTCAAGGAGACATAGGTCCAGCGGGTCCTACTGGTCAAGTTGGTCCAACTGGTGCTGCTGGAGCTCCTGGAGCTAAAGGCGACAAAGGAGATACTGGAGAAACTGGTGCAAAAGGTCTTGATGGCAATGCAAATGTAAAAAGTATCACTGCTACAATAGCTGTTGCTGATTGGAACAACGTAGAAGTTGCTGGAATCGGAAACGGAACTACTTCAACTTGGGGTGGTGCTAAAGTTATGAATGCTGAAATTGCAGCAGACAAAGCATTATTTACTTTCCTTATTAAGGGAACTGAAAAATCTCAGTTGCCACTTACTATGGTTAAGGATCTTGATGGATCTGTAGAGCAATTACAATTTAGCTACCAAACTGGTCAGGCTAACTTATACTACAGAAACAGAACTAACTTCTTTGCAACTGGTGGTGTAACAACTTACGTTCCAGAAGGACCAATGCAGTTAGAAATGATCGTAATGGAAAAAACATTGTTAGGATTGATGAAAGATGCAGGTGTTGATCCTTCAAACTATAATGACCTTGTGAATTTTGTAAATGGTCAAAAGGGTTCTGCTCCGTCAGCTCTTTAA
- a CDS encoding hemoglobin: MEKHDISNSEDIKLMVDTFYEKVNQQTDLSAVFNDFAKVNWESHLPKMYSFWTKMLLGEGNYNGRPFDPHIPLPINETHFANWLRIFIQNMDEHFKGPIAESAKVRAQNIAQVFQHKLANIHHNETN, from the coding sequence ATGGAAAAGCACGACATCAGTAATAGCGAAGACATCAAACTAATGGTAGACACTTTCTATGAGAAAGTGAATCAACAAACTGACCTTTCGGCGGTTTTCAATGATTTTGCGAAGGTAAATTGGGAATCTCATTTACCAAAAATGTATTCCTTTTGGACAAAAATGCTCTTAGGAGAAGGTAATTACAATGGAAGACCATTTGACCCGCATATTCCTTTACCTATAAACGAAACACACTTTGCAAATTGGTTACGAATTTTTATTCAAAACATGGATGAGCATTTCAAGGGCCCCATTGCCGAATCGGCCAAAGTGCGTGCCCAAAATATCGCACAAGTATTTCAACATAAACTAGCTAACATTCATCATAATGAAACAAACTAA
- a CDS encoding Fe(3+) dicitrate transport protein, with amino-acid sequence MKIRGFALLLLSSLFISNAKAQGISNEIKLSIDTLSIDLNEVIISANMFFGSKANTINRTGSAYFLSTDEIAKQGHTDITRMLAKVPGVNSYDEDGFGLRPNISLRGVSAERSAKITIMEDGVLIAPAPYSAPAAYYFPLAQRMTAVEVLKGSSQIEFGPFTTGGAINMVSAKIPNAKTTGRIKMSYGSFGNRNLTARFGQQLGQLSYVVEGYNQGSNGFKELPFGERNTGFNKNDFLAKLRFKTKENRINPQSIELKAQYSDELSNETYLGLINSDFEANPFARYAASANDKMKAEHFQLMATHTIDLGNSFRITTVAYRNAFSRNWYKLNDVVADGNKVGIASVLNNPESNELAMGYLRGADSPANSLILKNNNRKYLAQGIQTKLDKHWSTNIVSHDLEVGARLHYDEEDRFQWVDGYQMANGTLNLTNPGVQGTDANRISFANAFSSHILYKLSISQKLTIAPGVRYENIKLGREDFGKSDVERTGNNLQTKENKVDQFIPGIGLNYRPNETIALFSGVHKGFSPPGIDEGSLPESSINTEIGIRLSKKGFYAELVGFNNNYSNLLGSDLAASGGSGSLTLFNAGAVRVNGIEALVNYDLKIGQNKDIIIPFEFSYTQTNSKFLSDFSSSEEIWGNVTYGDQLPYIPVHQFFATAGLEIDAFSAQLSGRYNGAIRTVAGSGEIPTSNLVRAYFVSDFASQYQLNDKLQLNVNINNLFNNHYLVARVPSGLRPGLPFSMMAGFEFKF; translated from the coding sequence ATGAAAATACGCGGATTCGCACTTCTGCTTTTGTCCTCTCTGTTCATCTCTAATGCTAAGGCACAAGGAATTTCAAATGAGATTAAACTAAGTATCGATACTTTAAGTATTGACCTTAATGAGGTTATTATTTCTGCCAATATGTTTTTTGGAAGTAAGGCTAATACCATAAATAGAACTGGTTCGGCTTATTTCTTATCTACAGATGAAATTGCCAAACAAGGCCATACAGATATCACAAGAATGTTAGCCAAGGTTCCGGGCGTTAACTCTTATGACGAAGATGGTTTTGGGTTAAGACCTAATATCAGTCTCAGAGGTGTATCGGCAGAAAGAAGTGCGAAAATTACAATAATGGAAGATGGAGTATTGATAGCTCCTGCACCATATAGTGCTCCTGCTGCTTATTATTTCCCTCTGGCTCAAAGAATGACTGCTGTTGAGGTCTTAAAAGGCTCAAGTCAAATTGAGTTTGGTCCTTTTACAACTGGAGGAGCTATTAATATGGTTTCTGCAAAAATACCAAACGCTAAAACGACAGGAAGAATCAAGATGAGTTATGGAAGTTTTGGAAATAGAAACTTAACTGCTCGTTTTGGTCAGCAGCTTGGTCAGCTTTCATATGTAGTCGAAGGATACAATCAAGGTTCAAACGGCTTTAAGGAGTTGCCTTTTGGTGAAAGAAATACAGGTTTTAATAAAAATGATTTCCTAGCTAAATTAAGGTTTAAAACAAAAGAGAATAGGATTAATCCGCAGTCAATTGAGCTTAAAGCACAATATTCAGATGAATTATCTAATGAGACTTACCTTGGTTTGATTAATAGCGATTTTGAAGCAAATCCATTTGCAAGATATGCCGCATCGGCAAATGATAAGATGAAAGCTGAGCATTTTCAATTAATGGCCACCCATACTATTGATTTAGGTAATTCATTTAGAATAACCACTGTAGCTTACAGAAATGCGTTTTCTAGAAATTGGTACAAGCTCAATGATGTAGTTGCAGATGGCAATAAAGTAGGTATTGCTTCTGTCCTAAATAATCCTGAGTCGAATGAGTTAGCTATGGGGTACCTAAGAGGTGCAGATTCGCCAGCTAATTCTCTGATTCTGAAAAATAACAACAGAAAATACCTTGCTCAAGGAATACAAACAAAACTGGATAAGCACTGGAGTACAAACATCGTTAGCCATGATTTAGAGGTTGGTGCGAGGTTGCATTATGATGAAGAAGATAGGTTTCAATGGGTGGATGGTTACCAAATGGCTAACGGAACTCTTAATTTAACCAATCCAGGAGTGCAGGGCACCGATGCCAATCGAATTAGTTTTGCAAATGCTTTTTCGAGCCATATTTTGTACAAACTTTCAATTTCACAAAAACTAACAATTGCTCCAGGAGTAAGATACGAAAACATTAAACTTGGTCGTGAGGATTTTGGAAAGTCGGATGTAGAAAGAACGGGGAATAATCTTCAAACGAAAGAAAATAAGGTTGACCAGTTTATACCGGGTATTGGCTTAAACTATAGACCAAACGAAACTATAGCGTTATTTTCTGGAGTTCATAAAGGGTTCTCCCCTCCTGGAATTGACGAAGGAAGTCTTCCTGAGTCCAGTATAAACACAGAAATAGGAATTAGATTATCGAAAAAAGGTTTTTACGCTGAATTAGTCGGATTTAATAATAATTACAGCAATTTACTTGGTAGTGATTTAGCTGCAAGTGGTGGTTCTGGTTCCTTAACTCTTTTTAATGCAGGTGCAGTTAGGGTAAACGGAATTGAAGCTTTGGTTAATTATGATTTAAAAATTGGTCAAAATAAAGACATTATTATTCCTTTCGAATTTAGCTATACGCAAACGAACTCTAAGTTTTTGAGTGATTTTTCGAGTTCAGAAGAGATTTGGGGAAATGTTACTTATGGTGATCAGCTTCCTTATATCCCAGTTCATCAGTTTTTTGCTACTGCTGGCTTGGAGATCGATGCGTTTAGTGCTCAGTTAAGTGGAAGGTACAATGGTGCGATTCGAACAGTTGCTGGGTCTGGAGAAATACCAACCAGTAACCTTGTAAGAGCATACTTTGTCTCAGATTTTGCTTCACAGTATCAACTTAATGACAAATTGCAGCTCAATGTGAATATTAACAATCTATTCAATAATCATTACTTAGTTGCTCGAGTTCCTTCTGGTTTAAGACCAGGTTTGCCTTTCAGTATGATGGCAGGTTTTGAATTTAAGTTTTAA
- a CDS encoding Sugar phosphate isomerase/epimerase, with protein MLRSSLLTIFVSIISLNAFCQESRNEFFTFLNMMDGDSISNTLEHKITYIQSVGYDGVGINLQDSFEEVNEILNDYDFRSSIAYMKVDMDAKDLDVSLKDYFKALKGSKAIVTPSFFSSSGKYSEVSDEGDNRVRELTIAIAQLARKGNLHVAIYPQYGYYVQSHNHASRLAREIAKLNIGYCFNLSQWLAFEGLEERNHLMSELLESISKLKVVTINGANKVITKKSNPWKDYILPLGDGSYDTFELLDYLINKLGYSGPIGIQCEGLTGDKMQLAEDTMLVWKSYLSQMRY; from the coding sequence ATGCTAAGATCCTCGCTGCTCACTATTTTTGTTTCTATTATTTCCCTGAATGCCTTTTGTCAAGAAAGTAGAAATGAATTTTTTACTTTTCTTAATATGATGGATGGTGACAGCATAAGTAATACACTTGAGCATAAGATTACCTACATACAGTCTGTTGGATATGATGGTGTAGGGATCAATCTTCAGGACTCTTTTGAGGAGGTAAATGAAATTCTAAATGATTATGATTTTAGAAGCTCCATTGCTTATATGAAAGTTGACATGGATGCTAAGGATTTAGATGTTTCGCTAAAAGACTACTTTAAGGCTTTAAAAGGCTCCAAAGCAATTGTAACACCTTCTTTTTTTAGTTCAAGTGGTAAATACTCGGAAGTAAGTGATGAAGGAGATAATAGGGTGAGGGAATTGACTATTGCAATTGCACAACTTGCCCGAAAAGGAAACCTTCATGTCGCGATTTATCCTCAATACGGCTATTATGTGCAAAGTCATAATCATGCTTCTAGGTTAGCTAGAGAGATAGCAAAGCTGAATATTGGGTATTGCTTCAACCTAAGTCAATGGTTAGCCTTTGAAGGCTTAGAAGAGCGTAATCATTTAATGTCGGAGTTGTTGGAATCTATATCTAAACTCAAAGTAGTTACCATTAATGGAGCTAATAAAGTGATTACAAAGAAGTCGAATCCTTGGAAAGACTATATTCTCCCATTGGGAGATGGGTCTTATGATACCTTTGAATTGTTGGATTACCTAATCAATAAGCTAGGTTATAGTGGACCTATTGGAATTCAATGTGAGGGTCTTACTGGAGACAAAATGCAATTGGCAGAAGACACCATGCTTGTTTGGAAATCGTATCTATCACAAATGAGGTATTAA
- a CDS encoding Predicted DNA-binding transcriptional regulator YafY, contains an HTH and WYL domains, translating into MNYNETNRLSRLTAILIQLQTKRILTAAELSKKFNVSKRTIYRDIKSLEQSGVPVFTEEGKGYTLMEGYKIPPVMFTESQANALILAEQLVLKNKDSSFINDYSEAIDKIKAVLRPNEKDKANLLADRTRFDKNINGERNSNNLSELQFALTNFILVKIEYTNEAGETSVRLIEPFALLSTENWLLVAWCRTRESFRYFRLDRIKNMELLSDNFTPHKMSLQEFFDKYH; encoded by the coding sequence ATGAATTATAATGAAACTAATAGACTATCAAGATTAACCGCAATCCTAATTCAGTTGCAGACCAAGCGAATATTGACAGCAGCCGAATTGTCAAAGAAATTCAATGTCAGCAAAAGAACAATTTATAGAGATATAAAATCACTGGAACAATCTGGTGTTCCGGTTTTTACCGAGGAAGGAAAAGGTTACACTCTCATGGAAGGGTATAAGATACCTCCAGTGATGTTTACCGAAAGCCAAGCAAATGCTCTCATTCTTGCAGAGCAATTGGTTTTGAAAAACAAAGACTCTTCCTTTATCAATGACTACTCTGAGGCTATTGATAAAATAAAGGCCGTTCTGAGGCCGAATGAAAAAGATAAGGCTAATTTACTGGCAGACAGAACTCGTTTTGATAAAAATATCAACGGAGAACGCAACAGTAATAATTTGTCGGAACTTCAATTTGCTCTTACCAACTTTATACTTGTCAAAATTGAATACACAAATGAAGCTGGCGAAACGAGTGTAAGGTTAATTGAGCCCTTTGCACTTTTAAGTACAGAAAACTGGTTATTGGTTGCTTGGTGCAGGACACGTGAGTCTTTTAGGTATTTTAGGTTAGATAGGATTAAAAATATGGAGTTGCTTTCCGATAACTTTACACCACACAAAATGTCATTACAAGAGTTTTTTGATAAATATCATTGA
- a CDS encoding dihydroorotase, which yields MGKTIIKDINIINEGKITPSDILIVNDRIEKIASHVSSVGNATEIKGDGKYLMPGVIDDQVHFREPGLTHKANIFSESRAAIAGGTTTFMEMPNTVPNALTQELLADKYEIAMNSSLANYSFFMGTSNDNYEEVMKTDLSKICGLKIFMGSSTGNMLVDNENVLNRIFANFNGLIATHCEDEATVKANFEHYKSVYGNSTPPYDIHALIRNEEGCYKSSSFAVELAKRNKTRLHILHISSSQEILLFDNSIPLEQKHITSEVCVHHLWFDAEDYKRLGTKIKCNPAIKHGHRENLFQALLDDRFDIIATDHAPHLMSEKEGTYWEAHAGLPLVQHSLQAMLDFHHQGKISLERIVEKMSHAPAQCFKIEERGYIREGYKADLTMFDLNKPQLCTKDNLFAKCGWSPFEGHEFQSSVEKVWVNGHLSYNDGELAKESRAERLSFDRK from the coding sequence ATGGGAAAGACAATTATCAAAGATATTAACATTATAAATGAAGGTAAAATCACTCCTTCGGATATATTGATTGTAAATGACAGGATTGAGAAAATAGCAAGTCATGTAAGTAGCGTAGGAAATGCTACAGAAATTAAGGGTGACGGCAAATACCTCATGCCTGGGGTAATTGATGATCAAGTTCATTTTCGTGAGCCTGGCCTTACTCATAAAGCTAATATATTTTCAGAGTCTCGGGCTGCTATCGCTGGTGGTACAACCACCTTCATGGAAATGCCTAATACCGTTCCCAATGCTCTCACTCAAGAGTTGCTAGCAGATAAGTACGAAATTGCAATGAATAGTTCGTTGGCTAATTACTCCTTTTTTATGGGTACCTCCAATGATAACTATGAGGAGGTAATGAAAACTGATCTCAGTAAAATTTGCGGTCTCAAGATATTTATGGGAAGTAGCACAGGCAATATGCTTGTGGATAATGAAAACGTATTAAATAGGATTTTTGCTAACTTCAATGGGCTTATAGCTACTCATTGTGAAGACGAAGCAACAGTAAAAGCGAATTTTGAGCATTATAAGTCAGTATATGGAAATTCAACTCCTCCTTATGACATTCATGCCTTAATTAGAAATGAAGAAGGCTGTTATAAGTCAAGCAGCTTTGCGGTTGAGCTGGCGAAGAGAAATAAAACCAGGCTTCATATTCTTCATATTTCTTCAAGTCAAGAAATCCTACTTTTTGATAATAGCATTCCGCTTGAGCAAAAGCATATTACTTCTGAAGTATGTGTACACCACTTGTGGTTTGATGCTGAAGATTATAAGAGATTAGGGACAAAAATTAAATGCAACCCTGCCATCAAGCATGGACATAGAGAAAACTTGTTCCAAGCCTTGCTAGACGATAGGTTTGATATCATTGCAACTGATCATGCTCCACATTTAATGAGCGAAAAAGAGGGTACTTATTGGGAGGCTCATGCTGGTTTGCCTTTGGTACAACACAGCTTGCAAGCTATGTTGGATTTTCATCATCAAGGTAAGATATCTCTTGAAAGGATTGTTGAAAAAATGAGTCATGCACCTGCTCAATGTTTCAAAATAGAAGAAAGAGGATATATTAGAGAAGGCTATAAGGCTGACCTTACAATGTTTGATTTAAATAAACCGCAATTGTGCACAAAGGATAATTTATTCGCAAAATGTGGCTGGTCACCTTTCGAAGGGCATGAATTTCAATCTTCGGTTGAGAAGGTTTGGGTGAATGGTCACCTCAGTTACAATGACGGAGAGTTGGCTAAGGAGAGTCGAGCTGAAAGACTGAGTTTTGATAGGAAATAA
- a CDS encoding 4-hydroxy-3-methylbut-2-enyl diphosphate reductase, with protein MKKFNIPEIYKSNSIAKLKELRRVKDRLKKDFTPTVLDFGNVTILLARHFGFCYGVENAVEIAYKTIEENEGKRIFFLSEMIHNPEVNEDLLSRGVKFLMDTKGNQKIPWSELTPNDIVVVPAFGTTVEIQQQLESIGINPYKFDTTCPFVEKVWNRASQIGERGYTVVVHGKPSHEETRATFSHSKENTPTVVVYNMEEATRLALYIQGKKTNEEFFTEFEGQYSLGFDPSKDLQKIGVVNQTTMLASETQAISDYLKEVIVEHYNLSEEGSQLHFANTRDTLCYATNDNQDATQALLEVEADMAIVVGGYNSSNTQHLVELCEKKLKTFYIRSQNSLLSPDSIQHYDMHKGVELVSTNYLPRTENPKILLTCGASCPDAVMESVLLQILEFYNNIGKLDHVIEVLENS; from the coding sequence ATGAAGAAATTCAATATTCCAGAAATTTACAAGAGCAATTCAATTGCCAAGTTAAAAGAACTCAGAAGAGTTAAAGATAGGCTTAAGAAAGACTTTACTCCAACAGTCTTAGACTTTGGTAACGTTACTATTCTTTTGGCTCGTCATTTTGGATTCTGCTATGGTGTGGAAAATGCAGTCGAAATAGCTTACAAAACCATTGAAGAGAATGAGGGAAAAAGGATATTTTTTCTAAGTGAAATGATCCACAATCCTGAAGTAAATGAAGATTTGCTCTCTCGAGGTGTAAAGTTCTTGATGGACACGAAGGGGAACCAAAAAATACCTTGGTCCGAACTTACTCCTAATGACATTGTCGTAGTACCGGCTTTTGGAACAACCGTTGAAATTCAACAGCAATTAGAATCTATTGGAATAAATCCTTACAAATTTGATACTACCTGCCCTTTTGTAGAGAAAGTGTGGAACAGAGCAAGTCAGATAGGAGAAAGAGGGTACACCGTTGTTGTTCATGGTAAACCAAGTCATGAAGAAACAAGGGCAACCTTTTCTCACAGCAAAGAAAATACTCCCACTGTTGTCGTATATAACATGGAGGAAGCAACTCGACTTGCATTATATATTCAAGGTAAAAAAACAAACGAGGAGTTCTTTACCGAATTTGAGGGACAATATTCTTTGGGTTTTGACCCTTCCAAAGATTTGCAAAAGATTGGTGTTGTAAACCAAACCACCATGCTTGCAAGTGAGACACAGGCAATTTCAGACTACCTAAAAGAAGTAATTGTAGAACACTATAACTTGAGCGAAGAAGGCAGTCAATTACATTTCGCAAACACAAGAGATACGCTTTGTTATGCCACTAACGATAACCAAGATGCTACCCAAGCCTTACTTGAAGTGGAGGCGGATATGGCAATTGTAGTCGGTGGATACAATAGCTCCAATACACAGCACTTGGTGGAATTGTGCGAAAAAAAGCTGAAAACGTTCTATATCAGATCACAAAACTCTTTGCTCTCGCCTGATTCCATACAACATTACGATATGCATAAAGGCGTAGAGTTAGTTTCAACCAACTATCTTCCTCGTACAGAGAATCCTAAGATACTTCTCACATGCGGTGCATCATGTCCCGATGCAGTAATGGAATCTGTTTTGCTACAAATTTTAGAATTTTATAACAACATAGGTAAGCTAGACCACGTTATTGAAGTATTGGAGAACAGTTGA
- a CDS encoding Uncharacterized conserved protein YdeI, YjbR/CyaY-like superfamily, DUF1801 family yields MAKKEIETYCPANQSDWRKWLKKNHSSSQSVWLVFFKASSSTPNLSWSEAVDQALCYGWIDSTKKTLDDERYIQLFSKRKAQSTWSKINKEKVEKLTSLGLIEKAGYDSIEVAKANGQWSFLDDVHNLIIPEDLEKELKINSNSYDFYLGLSDSKQKLILHWVVLAKRPETRAKRIQDVVSAASKGLLPNQLS; encoded by the coding sequence GTGGCTAAGAAGGAAATAGAAACGTATTGTCCGGCAAACCAATCAGATTGGCGAAAATGGTTAAAGAAAAATCATTCTTCGAGTCAGTCTGTTTGGCTTGTTTTCTTTAAGGCTTCTTCAAGTACTCCCAATTTAAGTTGGAGTGAGGCAGTTGACCAAGCACTTTGTTACGGTTGGATTGATAGCACTAAGAAAACTTTGGACGATGAGCGGTATATTCAACTTTTTAGCAAACGAAAAGCTCAAAGCACTTGGTCGAAAATTAATAAAGAGAAAGTGGAGAAACTGACATCTCTTGGCCTAATTGAAAAAGCAGGTTATGACTCCATAGAAGTTGCAAAGGCTAATGGCCAATGGTCGTTTTTAGACGATGTTCATAATCTTATTATTCCTGAGGATTTGGAGAAAGAATTGAAAATAAATTCAAACTCATATGACTTTTATCTCGGTCTTAGTGATTCTAAACAAAAACTGATTTTACATTGGGTGGTACTCGCAAAGCGACCTGAAACTAGAGCTAAAAGAATTCAGGATGTTGTAAGTGCTGCAAGTAAAGGTCTATTGCCCAATCAATTGAGTTGA
- a CDS encoding ferritin yields MISKKMEQMLNDQYNKEVYSANLYLSMSSYFLDRDLDGFANYFLIQSKEELMHAEKQFNYVHEIDGKITIQAIAAPPATFDSMMDCFVKTLEHEKYVTKSIYDLVEQALAEKDFATHTFLQWFVTEQVEEEATVKNLIKKLEMIGDNSSALFLLNDELLRRTLDAPAV; encoded by the coding sequence ATGATTAGCAAAAAAATGGAGCAAATGCTCAATGATCAATATAATAAGGAAGTTTATTCGGCAAATTTGTACCTGAGTATGTCTTCTTACTTTTTGGATAGAGATTTGGATGGGTTTGCCAATTACTTCCTTATCCAATCCAAAGAAGAGTTAATGCATGCCGAAAAACAGTTTAACTACGTTCATGAGATAGATGGTAAGATTACAATTCAGGCAATTGCAGCTCCACCAGCTACTTTTGATTCTATGATGGATTGTTTTGTAAAAACTCTTGAGCATGAAAAATACGTAACTAAGAGTATTTATGACTTGGTGGAACAAGCCTTAGCCGAAAAAGACTTCGCAACACATACTTTCTTACAATGGTTTGTAACTGAGCAGGTAGAAGAAGAGGCAACTGTTAAGAATTTGATTAAAAAGCTAGAGATGATTGGCGATAACTCTTCAGCTTTATTTCTTTTGAACGACGAGTTATTAAGAAGAACTTTGGACGCTCCAGCGGTTTAA